A single region of the Gemmatimonadaceae bacterium genome encodes:
- a CDS encoding ATP-binding protein, with protein MAKPRVALDVEIPSDVKYIEQVVELATRQCRELHLPPHKCSLNVPVALSEALSNAILRGNANGQGKVRIRAVIRDDAVVFDITDEGADFDIDAMRVEPTPETILREEGRGLFLMHRLMDRVEHSYDRGNKIRLTLRRK; from the coding sequence ATGTCGAGATCCCAAGCGACGTCAAATACATAGAACAAGTGGTCGAGCTCGCGACACGTCAGTGTCGCGAGTTGCATCTGCCTCCGCACAAATGCTCCCTCAACGTCCCGGTGGCGCTTTCGGAGGCGCTGTCGAACGCCATTCTCCGCGGCAATGCCAACGGCCAGGGAAAGGTGCGGATTCGCGCGGTGATAAGGGACGACGCCGTCGTGTTCGACATAACGGACGAAGGAGCCGATTTCGACATCGACGCGATGCGAGTCGAGCCAACACCCGAGACCATCCTGCGCGAGGAGGGCCGGGGCCTCTTTCTCATGCACCGCCTCATGGACAGAGTCGAGCACAGCTATGATCGCGGCAACAAAATAAGACTCACACTCCGTCGCAAATGA
- a CDS encoding GAF domain-containing SpoIIE family protein phosphatase → MRELETVLVAFRDITQCEAAVWRAPEGDVDALVPVARSGPRLERPDKVPVGKDASPIASNDGKMLVAQVPGIKRTWLAVAPCEPGGEPEEKHLRLLLPFVVQVLRGAQEVDHAALELAERYEEINLLYTIGEILGRTVTLEEAATTILTEISETVGARHASILVHDPTTDTLHVVAAIGHGSQGGPPIAVNDPVCVSARVFRTQHPLTVDEGEMVCDAERPYRRGQMLSVPIMWTTPSGGEPLGVVNLSDRRSHQPYSAGDQKLVAAIATQIGTAIQNARLVRASLEQQRLLQEMNLAHDLQMKLLPNPAIVAPEAKVAARVVPAESVGGDFYHLFRIPGGRTGVMIGDVSGHGYRAALIMALAMSAAAIHAQNAADPGEMLSMLLGTLREELATTEMFISMFFGVLEKKSSTLRYSNTGHPHAFIFGSSGPPRRLHAHGPPLGMTDEAPGANAEPWRKGEDLLVLFTDGIIDVINPAGDRLGEQKVLDVVSESRALHPDEILRRVFDMLGEYTGGAPSADDLTLLVLRS, encoded by the coding sequence ATGAGAGAGCTCGAGACGGTCCTCGTTGCATTCCGCGACATAACGCAATGCGAGGCTGCCGTCTGGAGGGCTCCCGAGGGGGATGTTGACGCGCTTGTCCCGGTGGCGCGCTCCGGCCCGCGGCTCGAACGTCCCGACAAGGTTCCGGTTGGGAAGGACGCCAGTCCAATCGCGTCGAACGACGGCAAGATGCTCGTCGCGCAGGTGCCGGGCATCAAGCGGACCTGGCTGGCCGTCGCGCCGTGCGAGCCCGGAGGTGAACCAGAGGAAAAGCATCTCCGGCTCCTGCTGCCGTTTGTCGTGCAGGTTCTTCGCGGTGCGCAAGAGGTCGACCACGCTGCGCTCGAGCTCGCAGAGCGATACGAGGAGATCAATCTTCTCTACACGATCGGTGAGATTCTCGGCCGCACGGTGACGCTCGAGGAGGCGGCAACCACAATCCTCACCGAGATATCGGAAACCGTCGGTGCGCGGCACGCATCGATTCTGGTTCACGACCCGACGACTGATACGCTGCACGTCGTTGCGGCGATCGGTCATGGCTCGCAGGGCGGCCCGCCAATCGCCGTCAACGATCCCGTCTGTGTCTCGGCGCGCGTGTTCCGCACGCAGCACCCGCTGACTGTAGACGAGGGCGAGATGGTTTGTGACGCCGAACGGCCGTATCGGCGCGGGCAGATGCTGTCTGTCCCGATCATGTGGACCACCCCGTCGGGCGGCGAGCCGCTCGGCGTCGTCAATCTTTCGGACCGCAGGTCGCACCAGCCGTACAGCGCCGGGGATCAGAAGCTCGTTGCCGCGATAGCAACGCAGATTGGAACCGCGATTCAGAACGCCCGGCTCGTGCGGGCATCGCTCGAGCAGCAGCGGCTGCTACAGGAGATGAATCTGGCCCACGATCTCCAGATGAAGCTCCTGCCGAATCCTGCGATCGTCGCGCCGGAAGCAAAAGTCGCTGCGCGTGTCGTTCCCGCAGAAAGCGTCGGTGGAGATTTCTATCATCTCTTCCGCATTCCGGGAGGACGAACGGGCGTCATGATAGGCGACGTGTCGGGTCATGGGTATCGCGCCGCCCTCATCATGGCCCTTGCGATGAGCGCCGCCGCCATCCATGCGCAGAATGCGGCCGACCCCGGTGAGATGCTGTCGATGCTCCTTGGGACTCTCCGGGAGGAGCTTGCGACGACCGAGATGTTCATCTCGATGTTCTTCGGCGTGCTCGAAAAAAAATCCTCGACTCTGCGGTACTCGAACACGGGTCATCCTCACGCGTTCATCTTCGGATCGTCGGGCCCACCTCGACGGCTCCACGCGCACGGCCCACCACTTGGCATGACCGACGAAGCGCCCGGCGCGAACGCCGAGCCGTGGCGAAAGGGTGAAGATCTTCTCGTGCTCTTCACCGACGGCATCATCGATGTCATCAATCCGGCCGGAGACCGGCTCGGCGAGCAGAAGGTTCTCGACGTAGTAAGCGAAAGCCGCGCCCTTCATCCGGACGAGATTTTGCGGCGTGTGTTCGACATGCTCGGCGAGTATACCGGCGGCGCGCCGAGTGCCGACGACCTGACGCTGCTCGTCCTGCGAAGCTGA
- the rsmA gene encoding 16S rRNA (adenine(1518)-N(6)/adenine(1519)-N(6))-dimethyltransferase RsmA codes for MPRKRGFPPVLKRFGQHFLNDRDALTAIADAAQLDKSDVVVEIGPGRGALTDLLLERAGRVIAVEIDRELVDRLRKSHEGVSRLTVIEGDILSLRYEDIVGQPFSVVGNVPYYITTPILFGLLQPPLPVRAVLLVQEEVAERIVAAPDSRAYGALSVNVQAVARAEIVRSVPASAFTPPPKVESSVMRFTPLETPLVPLDELVEFRTFVQAAFGMRRKQLANILRSVRSLSLDEATAVLEGHGVDPRARPETLSPSQLAVLMRASRS; via the coding sequence TTGCCCCGTAAGCGGGGCTTTCCCCCCGTACTCAAGCGGTTCGGGCAGCATTTTCTGAACGATCGCGACGCGCTGACGGCGATCGCCGACGCGGCTCAACTCGACAAGAGCGACGTTGTGGTTGAGATCGGACCTGGCAGAGGTGCGCTGACGGACTTGCTGCTCGAGCGTGCCGGCCGCGTCATCGCTGTTGAGATCGATCGTGAGCTGGTGGACAGGCTGCGAAAATCCCACGAAGGGGTCTCTCGGCTCACCGTGATCGAAGGCGACATCCTCTCACTCAGGTATGAGGACATCGTGGGCCAGCCTTTTTCAGTTGTCGGCAACGTCCCGTACTACATCACGACACCGATTCTCTTCGGGCTGCTGCAGCCACCGCTGCCGGTTCGCGCCGTTCTTCTGGTTCAGGAAGAAGTCGCGGAGCGAATCGTCGCGGCACCCGACTCGCGCGCTTACGGAGCGCTGTCGGTGAATGTCCAGGCGGTTGCGCGAGCGGAAATCGTGAGAAGCGTGCCCGCGAGCGCATTCACGCCGCCGCCCAAGGTCGAATCGTCGGTGATGAGGTTCACGCCACTGGAAACGCCGCTCGTTCCGCTGGATGAGCTGGTAGAATTTCGGACGTTCGTGCAAGCCGCGTTCGGTATGCGGCGCAAGCAGCTCGCGAACATCCTGCGATCAGTACGAAGTCTGTCACTCGACGAGGCCACGGCCGTGCTCGAAGGGCATGGGGTCGACCCCCGAGCGCGGCCCGAGACTCTTTCTCCTTCCCAGCTAGCGGTGCTGATGCGGGCGAGTCGCTCGTGA
- a CDS encoding redox-sensing transcriptional repressor Rex, protein MKRIAESTIRRLSLYLSFLDEIEARGVRTTSSDDLAKLGGTTSAQVRKDLSFFGSFGKRGLGYSVPELSSRLRKILGLGRQWRVCIIGAGKIGAALARYAGFAERGFIVSGVYDSDPSKIGTRWGSVTVRDEAQLERDIVAHNFQIAVLAVPAEVAQKLVDRAVKAGIKGILSFAPVQLNVPDDVALRTVNMAMELEGLTFALTNKGD, encoded by the coding sequence GTGAAACGGATAGCTGAATCAACAATACGCCGCCTGTCTCTCTACCTCAGCTTCCTCGACGAAATCGAAGCTCGCGGAGTTCGGACAACATCGAGCGACGACCTCGCCAAGCTTGGCGGCACCACTTCGGCACAGGTCAGAAAAGACCTGTCGTTCTTTGGATCGTTCGGCAAGCGGGGTCTCGGTTACTCCGTACCCGAGCTCTCGTCGCGCCTCCGCAAGATTCTCGGCCTTGGCCGCCAATGGCGGGTGTGCATCATCGGCGCAGGGAAGATTGGCGCGGCTCTCGCCCGCTATGCCGGCTTCGCTGAGCGCGGCTTCATCGTGAGCGGAGTTTACGACAGCGATCCGTCCAAGATCGGGACACGCTGGGGAAGCGTCACGGTGCGGGACGAGGCGCAGCTCGAGCGTGACATCGTCGCTCACAACTTCCAGATCGCCGTGCTCGCCGTGCCAGCCGAGGTGGCGCAAAAGCTCGTTGATCGCGCCGTGAAGGCGGGCATCAAGGGCATCCTCAGCTTTGCTCCGGTGCAGCTCAACGTGCCCGACGATGTTGCTCTCCGCACCGTCAATATGGCGATGGAGCTCGAGGGTCTCACGTTCGCTCTCACGAATAAGGGCGACTGA
- a CDS encoding arginine deiminase family protein, whose amino-acid sequence MAVHVTSEIGRLKSVLVHPPGAELYAVTPSTREDYLYDDIMDVPAAQREHRRFVAILERFAEVHYVHDLLTEVLSDADVKQLLIRDTLDILPSVPLARELEEMAPADLARALIEGREEAPGPLASALNEGGYALPPLPNLFFTRDVAVGLNEHIMIGSMRYSIRWTEALVMKAIFTHNPRLQNKGIVYDGSMEHRLNYTLEGGDVHPIRRNTLMIGFSERSSPAAIDQLASVLFANTDIEDLIIVVMPGEDIAIHLDMIFTQVDRQLCVVHPPHFIGPGRLPILLWKKGASSMREMPSVFSALAECGVPMEPVLCGGERRMMQEREQWSSGCNFVAVRPGLVLSYARNELTHREMEKAGFDIINAGDFLSGERAISEESRAVITFDGGELVRGGGGARCMTCPLVRDEPWS is encoded by the coding sequence ATGGCAGTGCATGTGACTTCGGAGATCGGCAGGCTAAAGTCAGTCCTCGTCCACCCTCCGGGCGCCGAGCTCTACGCGGTGACCCCCTCGACAAGAGAAGATTACCTCTACGACGACATCATGGACGTGCCGGCGGCGCAGCGCGAGCACCGTCGATTCGTCGCAATCCTCGAGCGTTTTGCCGAGGTGCACTACGTACATGATCTCCTGACGGAAGTTCTTTCCGACGCGGACGTAAAGCAGCTGCTGATTCGCGACACGCTCGACATTCTGCCGTCCGTTCCCCTAGCGCGCGAGCTCGAGGAAATGGCTCCCGCCGATCTGGCCCGCGCGCTCATCGAAGGCCGCGAGGAAGCACCGGGCCCCCTCGCCAGCGCGCTCAATGAGGGTGGCTACGCCCTGCCGCCGCTGCCCAATCTGTTCTTCACGCGCGACGTCGCAGTCGGCCTGAACGAGCACATCATGATCGGGTCGATGCGCTACAGCATCCGCTGGACTGAAGCGCTTGTGATGAAAGCCATTTTCACCCACAACCCGCGTCTGCAGAACAAGGGGATTGTCTACGACGGCTCCATGGAGCACAGGCTGAACTACACACTGGAGGGCGGAGACGTCCACCCGATACGCCGCAACACGCTGATGATCGGGTTCAGCGAGCGGTCGAGTCCGGCCGCGATCGACCAGCTGGCTTCAGTGCTCTTCGCCAACACCGACATCGAGGACCTGATCATCGTCGTGATGCCAGGCGAAGACATCGCGATCCATCTCGACATGATCTTCACGCAGGTCGATAGGCAGCTGTGCGTGGTTCATCCTCCGCATTTCATCGGGCCGGGCCGGCTGCCGATCCTGCTCTGGAAAAAGGGCGCGTCGAGCATGCGTGAGATGCCGAGCGTGTTTTCGGCGCTCGCCGAATGCGGCGTTCCCATGGAGCCGGTGTTGTGTGGTGGCGAGCGGCGAATGATGCAGGAGAGGGAGCAGTGGTCGTCGGGCTGCAATTTCGTTGCAGTCCGGCCGGGCCTTGTCCTATCATATGCGCGCAATGAGCTCACACACCGGGAAATGGAGAAGGCGGGATTCGATATCATCAACGCGGGTGATTTTCTCTCGGGAGAGCGAGCGATTTCTGAGGAGAGTCGAGCCGTCATTACTTTCGACGGTGGCGAGCTGGTGCGCGGCGGCGGTGGAGCGCGGTGCATGACGTGTCCTCTGGTCAGGGACGAGCCGTGGAGCTGA
- a CDS encoding 3'-5' exonuclease, with the protein MELTRVGTARANETARGIGTRMESTILAERAAHFLESGPADPVALISHVCNLPGAPLIVAEHMAQAIFSGRPEFVRDDVGRWLLHAPAPAYTVEIDMSDVDFDTALARARRPDPDVLSGLSYVVVDVETTGTRHYAGDRITEIAAVVVRDGRVTEVFETLVNPQRSIPPFVTQLTNITWEMVKDAPTFRKVESQLLDVMAGHVFVAHNANFDWRFISSEVRRASGRELIGRRLCTVKLARRLLPQLPRRSLDYIAGYYGVEITARHRAGGDAIATAHCLLRLLSDAADRGCLTWSDLDFMIGFRARARRARRRRSAMPGPANTDMTA; encoded by the coding sequence GTGGAGCTGACACGGGTGGGAACCGCGCGAGCCAACGAAACGGCGCGCGGCATTGGCACGCGAATGGAATCGACGATCCTTGCTGAGCGGGCGGCGCACTTCCTCGAGAGCGGGCCTGCCGATCCCGTGGCGCTGATCAGTCACGTCTGCAATCTCCCGGGCGCTCCGCTCATCGTGGCCGAGCACATGGCGCAGGCAATCTTCTCCGGCCGTCCCGAATTCGTGCGTGACGATGTCGGCAGGTGGCTCCTCCATGCTCCAGCGCCTGCGTACACTGTTGAGATCGACATGTCAGACGTCGACTTCGATACCGCGCTGGCGCGTGCGCGGCGTCCCGACCCCGACGTCCTCAGCGGACTCTCGTACGTGGTGGTCGACGTGGAGACCACAGGCACTCGCCATTACGCCGGAGACCGGATTACCGAGATAGCTGCGGTTGTAGTGCGCGACGGGCGCGTGACCGAAGTGTTCGAGACGCTCGTGAATCCTCAGCGTTCGATTCCTCCGTTTGTGACGCAGCTCACGAACATCACGTGGGAGATGGTCAAGGACGCGCCCACATTTCGAAAGGTCGAATCGCAGCTACTCGATGTGATGGCGGGACATGTCTTCGTTGCACACAACGCGAACTTCGACTGGCGCTTCATCTCGAGCGAGGTGCGGCGCGCATCCGGCCGCGAGCTCATCGGCCGGCGCCTCTGCACGGTGAAGCTCGCTCGGCGGCTTCTCCCGCAGCTGCCTCGGCGGTCGCTCGACTACATCGCGGGATACTACGGAGTGGAGATAACGGCGCGTCACCGCGCAGGGGGCGATGCAATAGCGACCGCTCATTGCCTGCTGCGTCTGCTTTCGGATGCAGCCGACCGAGGTTGTCTCACCTGGAGCGACCTCGATTTCATGATCGGGTTCCGCGCGCGCGCCCGTCGCGCCCGCCGTCGCCGGTCAGCGATGCCGGGCCCCGCGAATACGGACATGACGGCGTGA
- a CDS encoding MBL fold metallo-hydrolase has protein sequence MSAPTPLVEKRVVGGLTIHAIQSGGQKLDGGAMFGVVPKVLWERRIPADERNRIQLGMRCLLIEHASGLVLIDTGAGNKEDQKFKAMYGIENDGADGRTLLEDGLREIGARPEDVAIVINTHLHFDHAGGNTYRDESGKVKPSFPNARYFVKRGEYDYATHTNERTSASYFERNFMPVVATGKFEFVSREREIVKGIRVVPTPGHTPFHQSVLIDSGGERAFFLGDLCPTHAHLPLPWIMGYDVEPLVTLETKRRILRQAEDEGWLLVFEHDASVAWGRVEHDGKGYGLKGD, from the coding sequence GTGAGCGCGCCGACGCCGCTGGTTGAGAAGCGTGTGGTCGGTGGGCTGACAATCCACGCAATTCAGTCCGGCGGTCAGAAGCTCGACGGTGGCGCGATGTTCGGCGTCGTACCCAAGGTGCTGTGGGAACGGCGGATTCCAGCAGACGAGCGCAACCGCATTCAGCTGGGGATGCGCTGCCTGTTGATCGAGCACGCTTCCGGACTCGTGCTTATCGATACCGGAGCCGGAAACAAGGAAGATCAGAAATTCAAAGCCATGTACGGAATCGAGAACGATGGTGCGGACGGACGGACTTTGCTCGAGGACGGTCTCCGCGAAATTGGCGCGCGCCCCGAGGATGTGGCCATCGTGATCAACACTCACCTGCATTTCGATCACGCCGGAGGGAACACCTATCGCGACGAATCAGGCAAGGTAAAGCCGTCATTTCCGAATGCGCGCTATTTCGTGAAGCGCGGCGAGTACGACTACGCGACTCACACCAACGAGCGCACGAGCGCGAGCTACTTCGAGCGCAACTTCATGCCCGTTGTCGCGACGGGCAAATTCGAGTTCGTGAGCCGCGAACGCGAGATAGTGAAAGGGATTCGCGTCGTTCCAACGCCGGGACACACTCCGTTTCATCAGAGCGTTCTCATCGATTCCGGCGGCGAGCGCGCCTTCTTCCTCGGAGACCTGTGCCCGACTCACGCGCACCTGCCTCTCCCCTGGATCATGGGCTACGACGTCGAGCCGCTCGTGACGCTCGAGACCAAGCGGCGGATTCTACGCCAGGCGGAGGACGAGGGCTGGCTCCTCGTGTTCGAGCACGATGCAAGCGTCGCGTGGGGGAGAGTAGAGCACGACGGGAAAGGCTACGGGCTCAAAGGCGACTGA
- the infC gene encoding translation initiation factor IF-3 gives MQDTTKRVRVNRQIRISPLRVIAADGAQLGIMDVEAALAAAVEQGLDLVEVAPLARPPVVRIMDYGKYKFEMAKMARQAKKKQHVIHLKEVKFRPGIEEHDFATKTRHARAFLADGNKVKVTLMFRGRQIAHPELGRIVVNRVAQELSDVAKVETEPKFEGKFMTMILAPK, from the coding sequence ATTCAGGACACAACAAAACGTGTACGCGTGAACAGGCAGATTCGCATCAGCCCGCTCCGCGTGATCGCCGCCGACGGCGCTCAGCTTGGGATCATGGATGTGGAAGCAGCGCTGGCCGCCGCGGTGGAGCAGGGGCTGGATCTAGTGGAAGTCGCTCCGTTGGCTCGCCCCCCGGTTGTCCGCATCATGGACTACGGGAAATACAAGTTCGAGATGGCCAAGATGGCGCGGCAGGCTAAAAAGAAGCAGCACGTGATCCACCTCAAAGAAGTGAAGTTTCGTCCTGGAATCGAAGAGCACGATTTCGCCACGAAAACGCGTCATGCGCGAGCTTTCCTGGCGGACGGTAACAAGGTGAAGGTGACGCTGATGTTCCGCGGTCGTCAGATCGCGCATCCGGAGCTCGGCCGAATTGTTGTGAATCGGGTGGCGCAGGAGCTGTCCGACGTAGCGAAGGTCGAGACAGAGCCGAAGTTCGAAGGAAAGTTCATGACGATGATTCTCGCGCCGAAGTAA
- the rpmI gene encoding 50S ribosomal protein L35: protein MPKMKSHRGARKRFKITGTGKVKRMKAFKSHILTKKTSKRKRRLRQSAVITTPGEAKNIKRLLQA, encoded by the coding sequence ATGCCGAAAATGAAGAGTCACAGGGGCGCGAGAAAGCGCTTCAAGATCACGGGGACAGGCAAGGTCAAGCGCATGAAGGCCTTCAAGAGCCACATCCTCACCAAGAAGACTTCCAAGCGGAAGCGCCGACTTCGCCAGTCAGCGGTGATAACCACGCCCGGCGAAGCAAAGAACATCAAGCGCCTTCTGCAGGCGTAA
- the rplT gene encoding 50S ribosomal protein L20, producing the protein MPRVRSNVVRLKRKKQVMKAARGAFGARSKLWKAAKENVERGWKYAYRDRKNKKRDFRKLWIVRINAAAHQHDMSYSVFMNGLKRAGVEIDRKVLADIAVNDPAAFGALAEAARAALAAA; encoded by the coding sequence ATGCCTCGCGTCAGATCGAACGTAGTGCGCTTGAAGCGCAAGAAGCAGGTCATGAAAGCCGCTCGCGGCGCCTTTGGCGCGCGCAGCAAGTTGTGGAAGGCGGCGAAGGAAAACGTCGAGCGTGGCTGGAAATACGCCTACCGCGACCGCAAGAACAAGAAGCGCGATTTCAGGAAGCTATGGATCGTCCGCATCAATGCGGCGGCTCACCAGCACGACATGAGCTACAGCGTATTCATGAATGGACTGAAGCGCGCCGGCGTCGAGATCGATCGAAAAGTGCTGGCGGATATCGCAGTCAATGATCCTGCTGCATTTGGCGCTCTAGCCGAAGCTGCCCGCGCTGCGTTGGCCGCGGCCTAG
- the pheS gene encoding phenylalanine--tRNA ligase subunit alpha produces the protein MKLQEFIARIAEVEARAASLVAAAASTAALEAARHSLVGRKSGELTALMKELPALSPEERREAGAAVNRAKSAIENALDTRAIDLISAKTTGCTIDLTMPARRHWKGAKHPVTLVIEEIEEIFRELGFTIALGPEAETEWHNFGALNFPPDHPAMDMHDTLYLDDGLLLRTHTSPVQIRTLQSYEPPIRILAPGNVYRRDFFDASHAPVFAQIEGLAVDEGVSFVDLKATLTRFANRFFGATRTRFRPSYFPFTEPSAEMDVECTLCKGSGCAACKHTGWSEILGSGMVHPLVLEASGVDSERYTGWAFGMGPGRAAMQRYGVPDIRLLYDSDMRFLEQFAE, from the coding sequence GTGAAGCTCCAGGAGTTCATCGCAAGAATCGCCGAAGTCGAGGCGCGGGCCGCTTCGCTCGTTGCAGCAGCGGCGTCCACGGCCGCGCTCGAGGCGGCGCGGCACAGCCTCGTCGGTCGGAAGAGTGGGGAGCTCACCGCTCTCATGAAGGAGCTGCCCGCCCTCTCCCCTGAGGAGCGTCGCGAGGCAGGCGCCGCGGTCAATCGAGCTAAATCCGCCATTGAAAACGCCCTCGATACGCGAGCGATCGATCTGATCAGCGCGAAGACCACAGGCTGCACGATCGATCTCACGATGCCCGCCCGTCGCCACTGGAAAGGAGCAAAGCACCCGGTGACGCTCGTCATCGAGGAGATTGAAGAAATCTTCCGGGAGCTCGGTTTCACGATCGCGCTCGGCCCCGAAGCGGAAACGGAATGGCACAATTTTGGTGCGCTCAATTTTCCGCCCGACCACCCGGCGATGGACATGCACGACACGCTGTACCTCGACGACGGGCTGCTGCTCCGCACGCACACGTCGCCGGTGCAGATCAGGACGCTTCAGAGTTACGAGCCGCCGATACGAATTCTTGCACCGGGCAACGTGTATCGCCGCGACTTCTTCGACGCGTCGCATGCGCCGGTCTTTGCGCAAATCGAAGGACTTGCCGTAGACGAGGGAGTGAGCTTCGTCGACCTGAAAGCGACGCTGACTCGTTTTGCGAATCGCTTTTTCGGAGCGACGCGCACACGGTTCCGCCCCAGCTACTTCCCGTTCACCGAGCCATCGGCCGAGATGGACGTCGAATGCACGCTGTGCAAAGGGTCCGGTTGCGCCGCATGCAAGCACACCGGCTGGTCCGAGATTCTCGGCTCCGGAATGGTCCACCCGTTGGTGCTCGAAGCCTCAGGCGTGGACAGCGAGCGCTACACGGGCTGGGCGTTCGGGATGGGACCGGGCCGGGCGGCAATGCAGCGCTATGGAGTTCCCGACATCCGCCTGCTTTATGATTCCGACATGAGATTCCTGGAACAGTTCGCGGAATGA